One window from the genome of Fulvivirga lutea encodes:
- the mraZ gene encoding division/cell wall cluster transcriptional repressor MraZ, with protein sequence MAFFTSEYECKIDAKGRLVLPAKIKSALPEASGNELVIRRGFEPCLILYPMVEYKKIYSKIAGLSEFNEEYRKLQRNFFRGSSVVELDSAGRLLIPKLMLGYSQLDRDAVVVGMGNKVEIWNPSLYEENLINDPSEFSKLAQKYLDE encoded by the coding sequence ATGGCATTTTTCACCAGCGAATATGAGTGCAAGATCGATGCGAAAGGTAGGTTAGTTCTACCCGCAAAGATTAAGTCTGCTTTACCAGAAGCATCTGGTAATGAGCTGGTTATACGTAGAGGTTTCGAGCCTTGTCTAATACTTTATCCAATGGTAGAGTATAAAAAAATCTACTCAAAAATTGCCGGGTTGAGTGAATTCAATGAAGAGTATAGAAAACTTCAGAGGAATTTCTTTAGAGGAAGTTCGGTAGTTGAATTGGACAGTGCCGGTAGGTTACTTATTCCTAAACTGATGTTAGGTTATTCTCAGTTAGACCGGGATGCCGTAGTGGTGGGAATGGGTAATAAAGTGGAAATCTGGAACCCATCACTCTACGAGGAGAATCTAATTAATGACCCTTCTGAGTTTTCAAAATTAGCTCAAAAGTACCTTGATGAGTAA
- a CDS encoding CaiB/BaiF CoA transferase family protein, with product MENQSSFFKDLKVIELASVLAGPSVGQFFAELGAEVIKVENPKTNGDVTRSWKGANENTDDISAYFACINWGKKSLALDITKSEGLEVLYKLVEGADIVITSYKPGDDKKLKVDYASLKHINDDLIYGQITGYGSLAERVGYDAIIQAEVGFMNMNGEEGGEPTKMPVAMMDLLAGHQLKEALLLGYINKLKTGKGSYFQVSLIEAGLASLANQATNYMVAKAEPKRKGSKHPNIAPYGELFKTMDDKQIILAIGSDQQFSKLLSVLDLELKENFSSNVLRVTNRDELYSYLKDSFLRFTSSDLMNSFNEKNIPAGIVNKVSEAIDLYGELIKLESNKLQGLKTFIANSGQLKNSSHILPPPHLGQHTQEILKSLEQKGS from the coding sequence ATGGAAAACCAATCATCCTTTTTTAAAGACCTCAAAGTAATAGAACTTGCTTCAGTGCTGGCCGGGCCTAGTGTTGGGCAGTTTTTTGCTGAGCTAGGTGCTGAAGTGATTAAGGTTGAAAATCCAAAAACTAATGGGGATGTGACAAGATCCTGGAAAGGTGCTAACGAAAATACAGATGATATTTCAGCCTATTTCGCTTGCATCAATTGGGGTAAAAAATCCCTGGCACTTGATATCACTAAATCTGAAGGGTTAGAGGTACTCTATAAATTAGTTGAGGGTGCTGACATAGTTATAACCAGTTATAAGCCTGGAGATGATAAGAAGCTAAAGGTTGATTATGCCTCATTGAAGCATATTAATGATGATTTAATTTATGGCCAAATCACTGGTTATGGTTCGTTGGCCGAAAGAGTAGGATATGATGCCATCATTCAGGCGGAAGTTGGATTTATGAATATGAATGGTGAAGAAGGGGGAGAGCCTACTAAAATGCCTGTTGCCATGATGGATCTATTAGCTGGGCATCAGTTAAAAGAAGCATTACTTCTCGGATACATAAATAAATTAAAAACAGGCAAAGGAAGCTACTTTCAGGTGTCTTTAATCGAGGCTGGGTTGGCCTCTCTGGCCAATCAGGCAACTAATTACATGGTTGCCAAGGCAGAGCCAAAAAGGAAAGGGTCTAAGCATCCGAATATTGCACCATATGGAGAACTCTTCAAAACTATGGATGATAAACAGATCATTCTAGCCATTGGAAGTGATCAACAATTCTCAAAGCTATTATCTGTACTGGATTTAGAATTAAAAGAAAACTTCTCGAGTAATGTACTTCGTGTAACTAATAGAGATGAACTTTATTCTTATTTGAAGGATAGTTTTTTAAGATTCACATCTTCTGATTTAATGAACTCATTCAATGAAAAGAATATACCAGCAGGTATTGTAAATAAGGTGTCAGAAGCTATTGACTTGTATGGCGAATTAATAAAACTTGAATCAAATAAACTTCAGGGACTTAAAACATTCATTGCAAATTCAGGTCAATTAAAAAATTCCTCCCACATTCTCCCACCACCACACCTGGGGCAGCATACGCAAGAAATATTGAAATCGTTAGAGCAAAAAGGTTCTTAA
- a CDS encoding DUF502 domain-containing protein, with protein sequence MSKFTINRILTYFFRGLLFVVPFALTVYVIFQSLDWVDGLIPIDIPGLGLVVILSAVTLLGYLASFFITRPFFEFFERYFIKIPLVNIIYTSLKDLIGAFVGDQKKFNRPVLVKVDESGILLKVGFITNDSLEKLGMEGYISVYMPHSYAWSGNQFLVKQEYITPLKMSSTAAMKFVVSGGVSGLEDLK encoded by the coding sequence ATGTCCAAATTCACGATAAATAGAATACTTACCTATTTTTTCAGAGGTTTACTCTTTGTAGTTCCATTTGCACTTACGGTGTATGTAATATTCCAAAGTTTAGACTGGGTTGACGGTTTAATACCTATTGATATCCCCGGATTAGGCTTGGTTGTTATACTTTCTGCAGTAACATTGCTTGGCTACTTGGCTTCCTTCTTCATCACAAGGCCATTCTTTGAATTTTTTGAGCGATACTTTATCAAGATACCGTTGGTGAATATAATTTACACATCACTCAAAGACTTGATTGGTGCATTTGTAGGAGATCAAAAGAAGTTTAACCGCCCCGTGTTGGTGAAAGTTGATGAATCTGGAATACTATTAAAAGTAGGGTTTATTACCAACGACAGTTTAGAGAAGCTAGGTATGGAGGGATATATTTCAGTATATATGCCTCATTCTTATGCATGGTCTGGTAATCAATTTTTGGTGAAGCAGGAATATATTACTCCTTTAAAAATGTCTTCAACAGCAGCCATGAAGTTCGTTGTAAGTGGCGGTGTAAGTGGTTTGGAAGATCTGAAGTAG
- a CDS encoding FtsL-like putative cell division protein: protein MAANRFKIESKSSNGRNIFSRVENMMKIDAAFESGIPVKYMPYVLFLAGVALFYIGNSHFAEKNVRKIDALEKEVEDLRADYTTLKSDYMFASKQSEVAKNVAELGIKESLQPPEKVVLKDEH from the coding sequence ATGGCAGCAAATAGATTTAAAATCGAAAGTAAGAGCAGCAACGGAAGAAACATCTTTTCGAGGGTTGAAAATATGATGAAGATTGATGCTGCCTTTGAAAGCGGCATTCCTGTTAAATACATGCCTTATGTGTTGTTTCTGGCAGGTGTTGCCTTATTCTACATAGGCAACAGTCATTTTGCTGAAAAGAATGTTCGAAAAATTGATGCGCTGGAAAAAGAAGTGGAAGATTTGAGAGCAGATTACACTACTCTTAAGTCAGATTATATGTTTGCCAGCAAACAATCTGAGGTGGCAAAAAATGTCGCTGAACTCGGAATTAAAGAAAGTCTTCAACCACCCGAAAAAGTAGTGCTCAAGGATGAACATTAA
- the rsmH gene encoding 16S rRNA (cytosine(1402)-N(4))-methyltransferase RsmH — protein MSKQEGYEYHNPVMLQECIEGLNINPDGIYVDLTFGGGGHSREILKKLNNGHLYAFDQDSDAAENANEFDTRSFTFIDGNFRYLKRYLKAYGVKQVDGILADLGISSHQIDEASRGFSTRFDAELDMRMDQSAELTAKTVVNEYSKEQLHKIFGMYGEVKNAKTLAEAICSARINKQIATIQDLKDVLVKFAKRGKENRYYAQVFQAIRIEVNGELQVLEEMLEQTGEVLREGGRLVVMSYHSLEDRLVKNYIMKGKVSGEMEKDFYGNVLKPLKAINKKPIEATEKEKSKNNRARSAKLRVAEKV, from the coding sequence ATGAGTAAGCAGGAGGGTTATGAATACCATAATCCAGTAATGCTTCAAGAATGCATCGAAGGACTCAATATAAATCCAGATGGGATTTATGTGGATTTAACCTTTGGTGGCGGTGGTCACTCAAGAGAAATCCTAAAAAAATTAAATAATGGCCACCTCTATGCATTTGATCAAGATTCAGATGCCGCTGAGAATGCCAATGAATTTGATACACGTTCTTTCACATTTATTGATGGCAATTTCCGGTATTTGAAAAGGTACCTCAAGGCCTATGGTGTAAAACAGGTCGATGGAATTTTAGCTGATTTAGGTATTTCTTCTCATCAAATTGATGAAGCCTCAAGAGGTTTTTCTACACGCTTTGATGCTGAATTAGATATGAGAATGGACCAGTCGGCCGAGTTGACGGCAAAGACTGTAGTTAATGAATACTCCAAAGAACAGCTTCATAAAATTTTTGGAATGTATGGTGAGGTTAAAAATGCCAAGACGCTTGCGGAAGCAATATGTTCAGCAAGAATCAACAAGCAAATAGCTACGATACAAGATTTGAAGGATGTGCTTGTAAAGTTTGCGAAGAGGGGTAAAGAAAATAGATACTACGCTCAGGTTTTTCAGGCCATCAGGATTGAGGTGAACGGTGAGCTGCAGGTGTTGGAGGAAATGTTGGAGCAAACGGGAGAGGTACTACGTGAAGGAGGGAGATTGGTGGTTATGTCTTATCACTCTTTAGAGGATAGGCTAGTGAAGAATTATATAATGAAGGGCAAGGTAAGTGGTGAAATGGAAAAAGACTTTTATGGCAATGTTTTAAAGCCATTAAAAGCAATTAATAAAAAGCCCATTGAGGCTACTGAAAAAGAGAAAAGTAAAAATAACAGAGCTCGCAGTGCTAAGCTGAGAGTGGCTGAAAAAGTATAA
- a CDS encoding UDP-N-acetylmuramoyl-L-alanyl-D-glutamate--2,6-diaminopimelate ligase: MAELRDILYKVSLISASGDMTMDIKSVCFDSRKVEKGSLFVAVKGTQADGHDFITKAVAKGAVAIVCQNLPEEISSSATYVAVKDSAAALGIIASNFYGNPSSKLKLVGVTGTNGKTTIATLLFTLYRKLGYAVGLLSTVENKIDDDIIPASHTTPDALQLNELLANMVDRGCDYAFMEVSSHALDQSRVAGVNFTGAIFSNISHDHLDYHKTFDAYITAKKKLFDGLSSDAFALVNSDDKRGAIMLQNTKASKQTYALKSVADFKAKMISNTIQGIELEIDNKNVWFKLIGDFNAYNLMAVYGAAVLLGEDSEDTLTALSSLDGAEGRFEVVETDAKITAIVDYAHTPDALKNVLETIAEFRTGNEKVITVVGCGGNRDTSKRPLMAAIACKLSDKVVFTSDNPRDEDPEAIIKDMKEGISPADYKKTVVLVDREEAIKTACLLAGDNDIILVAGKGHEKYQEIKGVKHPFDDKEVLGRMLNLFAN; the protein is encoded by the coding sequence ATGGCCGAATTAAGAGACATATTATATAAAGTATCACTGATTTCTGCATCAGGAGATATGACTATGGATATTAAATCTGTGTGTTTTGATTCTCGAAAAGTAGAAAAGGGCTCTTTATTCGTTGCTGTTAAAGGTACTCAAGCAGATGGTCATGATTTTATAACCAAGGCAGTTGCTAAAGGTGCTGTTGCTATTGTTTGCCAAAACTTACCAGAGGAAATAAGTTCTTCAGCCACTTATGTTGCCGTAAAGGATAGTGCTGCTGCGCTTGGTATCATTGCTTCTAATTTTTACGGTAACCCTAGCAGTAAGTTAAAATTGGTGGGTGTTACCGGCACAAATGGTAAAACTACCATCGCCACGCTTTTATTTACGCTTTATCGCAAGTTGGGCTATGCAGTTGGTTTATTATCAACAGTAGAGAATAAAATTGATGATGATATTATTCCGGCAAGTCACACAACGCCTGATGCATTACAGTTGAATGAACTGTTAGCAAATATGGTTGATCGTGGTTGTGATTATGCCTTTATGGAAGTGAGTTCACACGCTTTAGATCAATCCAGAGTGGCCGGAGTGAACTTTACAGGAGCCATTTTCTCCAACATTTCGCACGACCACTTAGACTATCATAAAACATTTGATGCTTACATCACTGCTAAGAAAAAGTTATTCGATGGATTAAGTAGCGATGCCTTTGCCTTGGTAAATTCTGATGATAAGCGTGGAGCCATTATGCTTCAAAACACAAAGGCCAGTAAACAAACTTACGCACTTAAAAGTGTAGCCGATTTTAAGGCTAAAATGATATCGAATACTATTCAAGGCATAGAGCTGGAGATTGATAATAAGAATGTTTGGTTCAAGTTGATAGGGGATTTTAACGCCTATAATCTGATGGCTGTATACGGTGCGGCAGTGTTGCTTGGTGAGGATTCAGAAGATACACTAACGGCACTATCATCTTTAGATGGTGCAGAAGGCCGTTTTGAAGTGGTGGAAACGGATGCAAAAATCACAGCTATTGTAGATTATGCGCACACTCCGGATGCATTGAAAAATGTATTGGAAACCATCGCTGAATTCAGAACAGGGAATGAGAAAGTAATTACAGTGGTAGGCTGTGGCGGCAATAGAGATACTTCGAAGCGACCGCTCATGGCGGCAATTGCCTGCAAACTAAGCGACAAGGTGGTTTTTACATCTGATAATCCTCGTGATGAAGATCCCGAAGCAATAATAAAAGATATGAAAGAGGGCATTAGCCCTGCTGATTATAAAAAGACTGTAGTGCTAGTCGATAGAGAAGAAGCTATAAAAACAGCTTGTCTGTTGGCTGGTGACAATGATATCATATTAGTGGCAGGTAAAGGCCATGAAAAGTATCAGGAGATCAAAGGAGTGAAACACCCTTTTGATGATAAAGAAGTTTTAGGACGAATGTTAAACCTTTTTGCTAATTAA
- a CDS encoding NADH:ubiquinone reductase (Na(+)-transporting) subunit D, producing MSTETLEKQETAVQTPKEELFSKRRKRLITDPLNEDNPITVQVLGICSALAVTVKMEPTLIMSIAVVFVIVFSNLIISLMRNIIPSRVRIIVQLAVVATLVTLVSEVLKAYSYDMYKVLGAFVGLIITNCIVMGRLEAFAMGNKPYDSILDGLGSGFGYAWIILTVAFFRELFGSGSVFDFKVFEAAGIMNFPTNGLMVDSIGAFMILGILIWVQRSRTGYVEH from the coding sequence ATGAGTACTGAAACTTTAGAAAAACAAGAAACAGCTGTTCAAACACCAAAAGAAGAGCTTTTCTCGAAACGTAGAAAGAGATTAATCACTGACCCTCTTAATGAGGATAACCCGATAACGGTTCAGGTATTAGGTATCTGTTCTGCATTGGCGGTAACAGTTAAAATGGAACCTACACTTATCATGTCTATTGCCGTGGTATTTGTAATTGTGTTTTCCAACCTGATTATCTCATTAATGAGAAACATCATTCCTAGTAGAGTACGTATTATCGTGCAATTAGCTGTAGTAGCTACACTTGTTACGTTAGTAAGTGAAGTGTTAAAAGCTTACAGTTACGATATGTATAAAGTTCTTGGAGCTTTTGTTGGTCTGATTATTACCAACTGTATTGTAATGGGTCGTTTGGAGGCATTTGCTATGGGCAATAAGCCATACGATTCAATCCTTGATGGATTAGGAAGTGGCTTTGGTTATGCATGGATAATCCTGACAGTAGCATTTTTTAGAGAGTTATTTGGTTCTGGTTCTGTATTCGATTTTAAAGTATTTGAGGCAGCAGGAATTATGAACTTCCCAACAAATGGATTGATGGTTGACTCCATTGGTGCATTTATGATATTAGGTATTTTAATTTGGGTTCAGAGATCTAGAACTGGTTACGTAGAGCATTAA
- a CDS encoding penicillin-binding protein, translating to MNIKKSILLRVRIAFLLVFLFATAVAVKVGRIQFFEGDKWKELSNQMSFQYRPVKATRGNIYSDNGSLLATSLPFYKVAFDATIASDELFVAGLDSLSIKLSKFFRNKSAEAYKRELRNAREANRQYTVLSNRTIGYQEKKLLEEWPIFRAGRLKGGVIFEKVDKRFRPFSNLSLRTIGFVNENDRGAGLEYSFNKELAGTDGEALYQRIAGGSWKPVFDGTEIKSEEGYDIETTIDINLQDVSETALLRALDYHEADYGVVAVMEVKTGEIKAISNLSRNSKGYYYERYNYAVGGLREPGSTFKLATMIALLENTDIKLEDTINTGKGVQKFYKNTVRDHEEGGYGTITVKEAFELSSNVAMAKLVDKYFSKNPSVFVNEIDRIGLSQPLGLQIKGEGIPKIKRPTDKDWSGITLPWMAYGYGLELTPIQTLALYNAVANGGKMIRPIFVKEVKRADKTIKEYEPVVLNDKICSDETLIKLRLMLEGVVERGTAMNIKNDHYKIAGKTGTAQILENGRYTKKYITSFAGYFPADQPKYSAVVVIKNPKGWRQYGSNVAAPVFKEIADNIYSRDVDMHEPLPEEFIAEAGIFPVIRSGNHQDLKLLCNELGISNHSATEKDWVRTQVYGNSLKWQENKMAENLVPDVNGMTLRDALFVLESNGLQVEVKGKGRVIRQSKLPGVRISKGSRIVIELS from the coding sequence ATGAACATTAAGAAATCCATATTACTAAGAGTACGGATAGCATTTCTGCTAGTCTTTCTATTTGCGACCGCTGTTGCCGTTAAGGTGGGTCGCATTCAGTTTTTTGAGGGCGATAAGTGGAAAGAGCTATCAAATCAGATGAGCTTTCAGTACCGACCGGTTAAAGCAACTAGAGGTAACATCTATAGTGATAACGGAAGCTTGTTGGCAACTTCTCTACCTTTTTATAAGGTGGCTTTTGATGCCACTATAGCTTCTGATGAGCTTTTTGTGGCCGGCTTGGATTCCTTATCGATAAAACTTTCAAAATTCTTTAGAAATAAAAGTGCTGAGGCGTATAAACGTGAGCTTAGGAATGCGCGCGAAGCGAACAGGCAATACACTGTGCTGAGTAATAGAACCATAGGTTACCAAGAAAAGAAATTGCTGGAAGAATGGCCGATTTTTAGAGCAGGCAGACTCAAAGGAGGAGTCATTTTTGAAAAAGTAGATAAACGCTTCAGGCCTTTTTCCAATCTAAGCCTCAGAACTATCGGTTTTGTAAATGAAAACGACAGAGGTGCTGGTTTAGAGTATAGCTTTAATAAAGAGTTAGCAGGAACTGACGGGGAAGCACTTTATCAGAGAATAGCCGGAGGCAGCTGGAAACCAGTTTTTGACGGGACGGAAATCAAGTCTGAAGAAGGGTATGATATTGAAACTACCATTGATATTAACCTGCAAGACGTAAGTGAAACCGCTTTGCTTAGAGCTTTGGATTACCATGAAGCAGATTATGGTGTAGTGGCGGTAATGGAAGTAAAAACTGGTGAGATTAAGGCCATTTCCAACTTGAGCAGAAACAGCAAAGGGTATTACTACGAGCGTTATAATTATGCAGTTGGCGGACTAAGAGAGCCTGGTTCTACATTCAAACTGGCAACAATGATTGCCCTGCTCGAGAATACCGATATCAAATTAGAGGATACCATTAATACTGGAAAGGGTGTTCAGAAATTCTATAAAAATACGGTTAGAGATCACGAGGAAGGCGGTTATGGAACTATCACTGTTAAAGAAGCTTTTGAGCTTTCTTCCAATGTGGCCATGGCTAAGTTGGTAGATAAATACTTCAGCAAGAATCCATCCGTATTTGTGAATGAAATTGACAGAATAGGCCTTTCGCAGCCTTTGGGCTTACAAATTAAAGGTGAGGGTATTCCTAAAATTAAAAGACCAACCGATAAAGACTGGAGTGGCATTACGCTGCCATGGATGGCTTATGGCTATGGCTTAGAGTTAACACCAATTCAGACTCTGGCACTATACAATGCTGTAGCGAATGGTGGCAAAATGATTCGCCCAATATTCGTGAAAGAAGTAAAAAGAGCTGACAAGACTATCAAAGAATATGAGCCTGTTGTATTGAATGATAAAATCTGTTCGGACGAGACTTTAATTAAACTTCGATTGATGCTGGAAGGTGTGGTGGAAAGAGGCACTGCCATGAATATTAAGAATGATCACTATAAAATTGCCGGTAAAACGGGTACCGCCCAGATTCTTGAAAATGGCAGATATACAAAGAAATACATCACCTCATTTGCCGGTTATTTTCCGGCTGACCAGCCAAAATATAGTGCTGTAGTTGTAATTAAGAATCCGAAAGGGTGGAGGCAATACGGTAGCAATGTGGCTGCCCCTGTATTCAAAGAAATAGCTGATAATATTTATTCAAGAGATGTGGATATGCATGAGCCTCTTCCGGAAGAATTTATAGCTGAAGCCGGCATTTTCCCTGTCATTCGTTCAGGCAATCATCAAGACTTGAAATTGCTGTGCAACGAATTAGGAATTTCTAATCATTCAGCAACTGAAAAGGACTGGGTAAGAACTCAGGTTTACGGCAACTCCTTAAAATGGCAAGAAAATAAAATGGCAGAAAACCTGGTGCCAGATGTAAATGGTATGACATTGAGAGATGCACTTTTTGTATTAGAAAGCAACGGATTGCAGGTTGAAGTAAAAGGAAAAGGTAGAGTAATTAGACAATCTAAGCTGCCAGGAGTAAGAATTTCTAAAGGAAGCAGAATAGTTATTGAATTGAGTTAA
- the nqrE gene encoding NADH:ubiquinone reductase (Na(+)-transporting) subunit E, which produces MELVSLGIKSIFIENMIFAYFLGMCSFLAVSKKVSTAIGLGAAVIFVLSITVPINWLIQEYVLKEGALTWLGAGFGDINLEFLQFIMFIAIIAGMVQLVEMVVEKVSPALYGSLGIFLPLIAVNCSILGGSLFMVQRDYTIAEASVFGFGSGTGFALAIIALAAIREKLKYSNVPDGLKGLGITMLITGLMGIAFKSFIGIAI; this is translated from the coding sequence ATGGAATTAGTAAGCTTAGGAATTAAATCGATATTTATTGAGAACATGATCTTTGCCTATTTCTTAGGCATGTGTTCATTTCTTGCAGTATCTAAAAAGGTAAGCACAGCCATAGGGCTTGGTGCGGCTGTAATATTTGTATTGAGTATTACTGTACCAATTAACTGGTTAATACAGGAGTATGTATTAAAAGAAGGTGCACTAACCTGGTTAGGAGCCGGATTTGGAGACATCAACCTGGAGTTCTTACAGTTCATCATGTTCATTGCCATTATTGCTGGCATGGTTCAGTTAGTGGAAATGGTTGTTGAAAAAGTATCGCCAGCACTTTATGGATCTTTAGGTATATTCTTGCCACTTATAGCAGTAAACTGTTCAATACTTGGAGGGTCTTTATTTATGGTTCAGAGAGATTACACAATTGCTGAAGCCTCTGTTTTTGGCTTCGGTTCCGGAACTGGTTTTGCGCTAGCAATTATTGCACTGGCTGCTATTAGGGAAAAATTAAAATACTCTAACGTACCTGACGGGCTAAAAGGACTTGGTATCACTATGCTTATTACTGGATTAATGGGTATTGCTTTTAAGTCGTTTATAGGAATAGCCATATAA
- the mnmA gene encoding tRNA 2-thiouridine(34) synthase MnmA: MKRVVVGMSGGVDSSVAAYLLQKQGYEVIGMFMKNWHDDSVTISKECPWLEDSNDAMIVAQNLGIPFQAIDLSKEYKERIVDYMFDEYSKGRTPNPDVLCNREIKFDIFLKAAMRLKADYIATGHYCRKGEEVINGETRYKLLAGVDGNKDQSYFLCQLTQEQLSKALFPIGELTKPQVREIAKEMNLVTADKKDSQGLCFIGKVRLPEFLQQQLKPKKGKVIEVPADSPIYKEKALVTDSTQPSLTEITDGFTYKESDGKVVGEHSGAHYFTIGQRKGLNIGGTPEPLFIIETDTENNIIYTGQGENHPGLYRNGLFITNEDIHWIRPDLELEVGESKEFDLRIRYRQPLEKATLYKEPNGIYVVFNQPQKAVAPGQFATWYNGEELIGSGVIN, from the coding sequence ATGAAAAGAGTGGTAGTCGGCATGTCCGGTGGTGTAGATTCAAGCGTAGCAGCATACTTACTTCAAAAACAAGGGTATGAAGTAATAGGTATGTTTATGAAAAACTGGCATGATGATTCTGTAACCATCAGTAAGGAATGCCCTTGGCTTGAAGATTCTAACGATGCAATGATCGTTGCCCAAAATCTCGGTATACCATTTCAGGCCATTGACTTAAGCAAAGAATACAAAGAGCGTATTGTAGATTATATGTTCGATGAATACAGTAAGGGCCGTACACCAAACCCTGACGTGCTTTGCAATAGAGAAATTAAGTTCGACATTTTTTTAAAAGCGGCCATGCGCTTGAAGGCTGACTATATCGCCACAGGACATTATTGTAGAAAAGGAGAAGAGGTAATTAATGGCGAAACTCGGTATAAGCTTCTTGCCGGAGTAGATGGAAATAAAGATCAAAGCTATTTTCTGTGCCAACTTACTCAGGAGCAATTATCAAAAGCACTTTTTCCTATAGGTGAATTAACAAAGCCTCAGGTAAGGGAGATTGCCAAGGAAATGAATCTTGTTACAGCCGATAAAAAGGATAGTCAGGGTTTATGTTTTATTGGAAAAGTACGCTTACCGGAATTTTTACAGCAGCAGCTCAAACCCAAAAAAGGGAAAGTAATTGAAGTACCGGCTGATTCTCCCATTTACAAAGAAAAAGCATTAGTCACAGACTCTACCCAACCAAGTTTAACAGAAATAACAGATGGGTTTACATATAAAGAGTCTGACGGCAAGGTAGTAGGTGAGCATTCTGGTGCGCATTATTTTACTATTGGGCAGCGTAAAGGTCTTAATATTGGAGGTACGCCTGAACCATTGTTTATTATTGAAACTGATACAGAAAATAATATAATCTATACCGGCCAAGGTGAAAACCATCCCGGACTTTACAGAAATGGCCTATTTATCACAAATGAGGATATCCATTGGATTCGTCCTGATTTAGAACTAGAAGTGGGTGAGTCAAAAGAGTTTGATTTACGTATCAGGTATAGACAACCGCTAGAAAAAGCCACTCTTTATAAAGAGCCCAATGGTATTTATGTTGTGTTTAATCAGCCTCAAAAAGCCGTTGCTCCAGGGCAGTTTGCCACTTGGTACAATGGTGAAGAATTAATTGGGTCTGGAGTGATTAACTAA
- the nqrC gene encoding NADH:ubiquinone reductase (Na(+)-transporting) subunit C translates to MQQSNGYIILFTAALTIVVGGLLSLASQGLAPAQKKSVELDTKSQILSSVMDRAELAKLNRDEVLSLYDKRIKSLVVDINGEVIEKNERGGDIVAEEVSILKNYKKAPEDRQYPVFKYMNENDPNKVDAYILPLYGAGLWDKIWGYVALKNDLNTIAGASFDHKQETPGLGARISTPEIQNRYVGKEILDDNGNLVSVSMVKGEGNSGLTEHQVDGMSGATITGRGVNAMLEKYLGYYKSYFNKVKSGNLAKI, encoded by the coding sequence GTGCAACAGTCTAACGGTTACATTATATTATTTACAGCTGCCCTAACAATAGTTGTTGGAGGGTTACTGTCTTTAGCTTCTCAGGGTTTAGCACCTGCTCAAAAGAAGTCTGTAGAGCTTGATACTAAGAGCCAGATACTTTCTTCTGTAATGGACAGGGCAGAATTAGCTAAATTGAATAGAGACGAAGTACTTAGTTTGTATGATAAAAGAATTAAGTCACTAGTAGTGGACATCAATGGAGAAGTAATTGAAAAGAACGAAAGAGGAGGAGACATTGTAGCTGAAGAGGTAAGTATTTTGAAGAATTATAAAAAAGCTCCTGAAGACAGACAATATCCTGTTTTTAAATATATGAACGAAAATGATCCTAATAAGGTTGATGCCTATATCCTGCCACTTTATGGTGCTGGGCTATGGGATAAAATCTGGGGTTATGTGGCTCTGAAAAATGATTTAAATACAATTGCAGGTGCTTCATTCGATCATAAGCAAGAAACTCCTGGTCTGGGAGCGAGGATATCAACTCCTGAAATTCAGAACAGGTATGTTGGGAAAGAAATACTCGATGACAATGGGAATTTAGTTTCTGTATCGATGGTGAAAGGCGAAGGAAATTCAGGTCTAACTGAACATCAGGTGGATGGTATGTCTGGAGCAACGATTACCGGAAGAGGAGTTAATGCCATGCTAGAGAAGTATCTAGGGTATTACAAGTCATACTTCAACAAAGTGAAGTCAGGTAATCTGGCTAAAATATAA